Proteins co-encoded in one Xiphophorus couchianus chromosome 3, X_couchianus-1.0, whole genome shotgun sequence genomic window:
- the pik3r4 gene encoding phosphoinositide 3-kinase regulatory subunit 4 isoform X3 — protein sequence MGNQLAGIAPSQILSVDSYFSDIHDHEYDKSLGSTRFFKVARAKHREGLVVVKVFAIQDPSLPLTSYKQELEELKIRLHSCQNCLPFQKTSLTEKAAILFRQFVRDNLYDRISTRPFLNNVEKRWIAFQILTAVDQAHKAGVRHGDIKTENVMVTGWNWVLLTDFASFKPTYLPEDNPADFNYFFDTSRRRTCYIAPERFVDGSMFTTESDQNTPLVDLTSNNQRSRGELRPAMDIFSAGCVIAELFTEGVPLFDLSQLLAYRKGHFQAEQVLLKIEDQSIRELVAQMVQHEPEKRLSAEEHLKLQRGKAFPDIFYSFLQPYMAQLAKETFQSADERVLVIRKDLDNILLNLWGGSSSSCQEEQGLVVLVSVITSCLQTLHSCDSKLAALELVLHLAPRLGVDILLDRITPYLLHFCNDPVPRVRAQAVRTLTKVLALVKQVPRNDVNIYPEYVLPGIAHLAQDDATIVRLAYAENIAHLAESALRFLELVQENNVNTEQDPGGEDAEESSHPNENYDSELQALHEMVQQKVVTLLSDSENIVKQTLMENGITRLCVFFGRQKANDVLLSHMITFLNDKNDWHLRGAFFDSIVGVAAYVGWQSSSILKPLLQQGLSDTEEFVIFKALNALTCMCQLGLLQKPHIYEFVGDIAPFLCHPNLWIRYGAVGFITVVAQHLNVADVYCKLMPHLTPFVTQPIIQIDKELVLLSVLKEPVSRSIFDYALRSKDIGSLFRHLLLRQKKRSGSIPECPNPDDPAIAQLLKKLLSQGMTEAEEDKLLALKDFMLKSNKAKANMGDAGHLGDAGQTGVIDLGTLGITGRQVDLVKPKTESDDKRAARKHTKQDSAMNEEWKSMFGSQDPPATQPTMSADGSGNQVRKSTAAPAPPVQQAAAGGPPYQRRINTCKTELQQLVQQKREQCSAERMAKHMMESAEWESRPPPPGWHPKGLLVAHLHEHKAAVNRIRVSDEHSIFATASNDGSVKVWDSQKMEGKTTTTRSVLTYSRIGGHVKTLTFCQGSHYLAVASDNGSIQLLAVEANKPPKSPKVQPFQSRTLDLQEDGCAVDVHHFHCGAQSVLAYATVNGGLVGWDLRSNCNAWTLRHDLRLGLITSFSVDVHQCWLCLGTSSGTMACWDMRFQLPISNHSHPARARVRRLLMHPLYQSSVIAAVQGNNEVSIWDMETGDRKFTLWASSAPPLSEMQPSPHSVHGIYCSPADGNPLLLTAGSDMRIRFWDLAYPERSYIVAGGAHDSLHCPSVLYSRKIIEGTEVVQEIHSKQKSGAAEDSPRRGLESLPVGHHDIITDIATFQTTQGFIVTSSREGIVKVWK from the exons ATGGGGAACCAGCTGGCAGGCATCGCCCCCTCCCAGATCCTCTCTGTGGACAGCTACTTCTCAGACATCCACGACCACGAGTACGACAAGAGCCTGGGCAGCACGCGCTTCTTCAAGGTGGCGCGTGCCAAGCACCGCGAGGGCCTGGTGGTGGTCAAGGTGTTCGCCATCCAGGACCCGTCGCTGCCGCTCACCAGCTACAagcaggagctggaggagctgaagatcCGCCTGCACTCCTGCCAGAACTGCCTGCCCTTCCAGAAGACATCCCTGACAGAGAAGGCCGCTATCTTGTTCCGTCAGTTCGTCCGGGACAATTTGTACGATCGGATCAGCACGCGGCCCTTCCTCAACAACGTGGAGAAGCGCTGGATCGCCTTCCAGATCCTCACCGCCGTGGACCAGGCGCACAAGGCCGGCGTCCGCCATGGCGACATCAAGACGGAGAACGTGATGGTGACCGGCTGGAACTGGGTGCTGCTCACCGACTTCGCCAGCTTCAAGCCCACTTATCTGCCCGAGGACAACCCCGCCGACTTCAACTACTTCTTCGACACGTCCAGGCGCCGGACGTGCTACATCGCCCCCGAGAGGTTCGTGGACGGCAGCATGTTCACCACAGAGAGCGACCAAAACACGCCGCTGGTGGACCTGACCAGCAACAACCAGCGCAGCCGGGGCGAGCTGCGGCCGGCCATGGACATCTTCTCTGCAG gCTGCGTGATCGCCGAGCTTTTCACCGAGGGCGTCCCGCTCTTCGACCTGTCCCAGCTGCTGGCCTACCGCAAGGGACACTTCCAGGCCGAGCAGGTCCTGCTGAAGATCGAGGACCAGAGCATCCGCGAGCTG GTGGCCCAGATGGTTCAGCACGAGCCGGAGAAGCGTCTTTCTGCCGAGGAGCATCTGAAGCTGCAGAGAGGAAAAGCATTCCCCGACATCTTCTACAGCTTCCTGCAGCCCTACATGGCTCAGCTCGCCAAGGAGACGTTCCAGTCCGCAGACGAGCGCGTCCTGGTGATCCGAAAGGATCTGGACAACATCCTGCTGAACCTGTGGGGAG gctcctcctcttcctgccaGGAGGAGCAGGGCCTCGTGGTGCTCGTCTCCGTCATCACTTCCTGCCTGCAGACACTGCACTCTTGCGACTCCAAGCTGGCGGCGCTGGAGCTTGTCCTGCACCTGGCGCCGCGGCTGGGCGtcgacatcctgctggaccgcATCACGCCGTACCTGCTGCACTTCTGCAATGACCCGGTTCCCCGTGTGCGCGCCCAGGCCGTGCGCACGCTCACCAAGGTGCTGGCGCTGGTGAAGCAGGTTCCAAGGAACGATGTGAACATCTACCCGGAGTACGTGCTGCCCGGCATCGCTCACCTGGCCCAGGACGACGCCACCATCGTCAGGCTGGCCTACGCAG AGAACATCGCTCACCTGGCGGAGAGCGCGCTGCGCTTCCTGGAGCTGGTGCAGGAGAACAACGTGAACACGGAGCAGGATCCGGGCGGAGAGGACGCCGAGGAGAGCAGCCACCCCAACGAGAACTACGACTCAG AGCTGCAGGCGCTGCATGAGATGGTGCAGCAGAAGGTCGTGACGCTGCTCAGCGACTCGGAGAACATCGTGAAGCAGACGCTGATGGAGAACGGCATCACGCGGCTCTGCGTGTTCTTCGGCAGGCAGAAGGCCAACGACGTACTGCTGTCCCACATGATCACCTTCCTGAACGACAAGAACGACTGGCACCTGCGGGGGGCGTTCTTCGACAGCATCGTGG GTGTGGCGGCGTACGTGGGCTGGCAGAGCTCGTCCATCCTGAagccgctgctgcagcagggACTGAGCGACACTGAGGAGTTCGTCATCTTCAAAGCTCTGAACGCGCTGACCTGCATGTGCCAGCTGGGGCTGCTGCAGAAACCGCACATCTACGAGTTCGTCGGTGACATTG CTCCCTTCCTGTGCCACCCCAACCTGTGGATCCGCTACGGCGCCGTGGGCTTCATCACTGTGGTGGCGCAGCACCTCAACGTGGCCGACGTCTACTGCAAGCTGATGCCTCACCTGACCCCGTTTGTCACCCAGCCCATCATCCAG ATCGATAAGGAGCTGGTCCTGCTGAGCGTCCTGAAGGAGCCGGTCAGCCGCTCCATCTTCGACTACGCCCTGCGCTCCAAAGACATCGGCAGCCTGTTCCGACACCTGCTGCTGCGGCAGAAGAAGAGATCCGGCTCCATCCCGGAGTGTCCGAATCCGGATGACCCGGCCATCGCTCAGCTGCTGAAGAAGCTGCTGTCGCAG GGCATGACGGAGGCCGAGGAGGACAAGCTTCTGGCTCTCAAAGACTTCATGCTGAAGTCCAACAAGGCCAAGGCCAACATGGGGGACGCGGGCCACCTGGGGGACGCCGGACAGACGGGGGTCATCGACCTGGGGACGCTGGGCATCACGGGCCGCCAGGTGGACCTGGTCAAACCCAAGACCGAGTCTGACGACAAGAGAG CAGCGAGGAAACACACCAAGCAGGACTCGGCCATGAACGAGGAGTGGAAGAGCATGTTTGGATCTCAGGACCCGCCGGCCACGCAGCCCACCATG TCCGCCGACGGCTCCGGTAACCAGGTCAGGAAGTCGACTGCGGCTCCGGCGCCGCCCGTGCAGCAGGCGGCAGCCGGCGGCCCCCCCTACCAGCGCCGCATCAACACCTGCAAGacggagctgcagcagctggtgcAGCAGAAGAGGGAGCAGTGCAGCGCTGAGCGCATGGCCAAGCACATGATGGAGAGCGCCGAGTGGGAGAGCCGGCCGCCTCCTCCAG GCTGGCACCCCAAGGGTCTGCTGGTGGCCCACCTGCACGAACACAAAGCAGCCGTTAACAGAATCCGCGTCTCGGACGAACACTCCATCTTCGCCACTGCGTCCAACGACggctcagtcaaagtctggGACAGTCAGAAGATGGAGGGCAAGACCACCACCACCAG GTCCGTGCTGACCTACTCCCGTATCGGGGGTCACGTGAAGACACTGACCTTCTGCCAAGGCTCGCATTATTTAGCCGTGGCGTCCGATAACGGATCCATCCAGCTGCTGGCCGTGGAAGCCAACAAGCCTCCCAAATCTCCCAAAGTTCAGCCGTTCCAGAGCCG GACTCTGGACCTGCAGGAAGATGGCTGTGCTGTGGACGTCCACCACTTCCACTGCGGCGCCCAGTCGGTGCTGGCCTACGCCACGGTGAACGGCGGCCTGGTGGGCTGGGACCTGCGCTCCAACTGCAACGCCTGGACGCTGCGGCACGACCTGCGGCTCGGCCTCATCACCTCCTTCAGCGTGGACGTGCACCAGTGCTGGCTCTGCCTGG GTACCAGCAGCGGCACCATGGCTTGCTGGGATATGCGGTTCCAGCTCCCCATCTCCAACCACTCCCACCCGGCCCGGGCCCGGGTCCGCCGGCTACTCATGCACCCGCTGTACCAGTCGTCGGTGATCGCAG CCGTCCAGGGGAACAACGAGGTGTCCATCTGGGACATGGAGACCGGGGACAGGAAGTTCACGCTGTGGGCCAGCTCTGCCCCGCCGCTCTCTGAGATGCAG CCGTCTCCTCACAGCGTCCACGGAATCTACTGCAGCCCGGCCGATGGGAACCCTCTGCTGCTGACGGCCGGGTCCGACATGAGGATCAG gttcTGGGACCTGGCGTACCCGGAGCGGTCGTACATCGTGGCGGGAGGAGCCCACGACTCGCTGCACTGTCCGTCTGTCCTCTACAGCCGTAAGATCATCGAAGGAACCGAAGTGGTTCAG GAGATCCACAGCAAACAGAAGAGCGGCGCCGCCGAGGACTCGCCTCGCCGCGGCCTGGAGTCACTTCCTGTCGGCCATCATGACATCATCACCGACATCGCCACCTTCCAGACGACGCAGGGCTTTATCGTCACCTCGTCCAGAGAAGGCATAGTCAAAGTGTGGAAGTGA
- the pik3r4 gene encoding phosphoinositide 3-kinase regulatory subunit 4 isoform X1, translating to MGNQLAGIAPSQILSVDSYFSDIHDHEYDKSLGSTRFFKVARAKHREGLVVVKVFAIQDPSLPLTSYKQELEELKIRLHSCQNCLPFQKTSLTEKAAILFRQFVRDNLYDRISTRPFLNNVEKRWIAFQILTAVDQAHKAGVRHGDIKTENVMVTGWNWVLLTDFASFKPTYLPEDNPADFNYFFDTSRRRTCYIAPERFVDGSMFTTESDQNTPLVDLTSNNQRSRGELRPAMDIFSAGCVIAELFTEGVPLFDLSQLLAYRKGHFQAEQVLLKIEDQSIRELVAQMVQHEPEKRLSAEEHLKLQRGKAFPDIFYSFLQPYMAQLAKETFQSADERVLVIRKDLDNILLNLWGGSSSSCQEEQGLVVLVSVITSCLQTLHSCDSKLAALELVLHLAPRLGVDILLDRITPYLLHFCNDPVPRVRAQAVRTLTKVLALVKQVPRNDVNIYPEYVLPGIAHLAQDDATIVRLAYAENIAHLAESALRFLELVQENNVNTEQDPGGEDAEESSHPNENYDSELQALHEMVQQKVVTLLSDSENIVKQTLMENGITRLCVFFGRQKANDVLLSHMITFLNDKNDWHLRGAFFDSIVGVAAYVGWQSSSILKPLLQQGLSDTEEFVIFKALNALTCMCQLGLLQKPHIYEFVGDIAPFLCHPNLWIRYGAVGFITVVAQHLNVADVYCKLMPHLTPFVTQPIIQIDKELVLLSVLKEPVSRSIFDYALRSKDIGSLFRHLLLRQKKRSGSIPECPNPDDPAIAQLLKKLLSQGMTEAEEDKLLALKDFMLKSNKAKANMGDAGHLGDAGQTGVIDLGTLGITGRQVDLVKPKTESDDKRAARKHTKQDSAMNEEWKSMFGSQDPPATQPTMVTTSADGSGNQVRKSTAAPAPPVQQAAAGGPPYQRRINTCKTELQQLVQQKREQCSAERMAKHMMESAEWESRPPPPGWHPKGLLVAHLHEHKAAVNRIRVSDEHSIFATASNDGSVKVWDSQKMEGKTTTTRSVLTYSRIGGHVKTLTFCQGSHYLAVASDNGSIQLLAVEANKPPKSPKVQPFQSRTLDLQEDGCAVDVHHFHCGAQSVLAYATVNGGLVGWDLRSNCNAWTLRHDLRLGLITSFSVDVHQCWLCLGTSSGTMACWDMRFQLPISNHSHPARARVRRLLMHPLYQSSVIAAVQGNNEVSIWDMETGDRKFTLWASSAPPLSEMQPSPHSVHGIYCSPADGNPLLLTAGSDMRIRFWDLAYPERSYIVAGGAHDSLHCPSVLYSRKIIEGTEVVQEIHSKQKSGAAEDSPRRGLESLPVGHHDIITDIATFQTTQGFIVTSSREGIVKVWK from the exons ATGGGGAACCAGCTGGCAGGCATCGCCCCCTCCCAGATCCTCTCTGTGGACAGCTACTTCTCAGACATCCACGACCACGAGTACGACAAGAGCCTGGGCAGCACGCGCTTCTTCAAGGTGGCGCGTGCCAAGCACCGCGAGGGCCTGGTGGTGGTCAAGGTGTTCGCCATCCAGGACCCGTCGCTGCCGCTCACCAGCTACAagcaggagctggaggagctgaagatcCGCCTGCACTCCTGCCAGAACTGCCTGCCCTTCCAGAAGACATCCCTGACAGAGAAGGCCGCTATCTTGTTCCGTCAGTTCGTCCGGGACAATTTGTACGATCGGATCAGCACGCGGCCCTTCCTCAACAACGTGGAGAAGCGCTGGATCGCCTTCCAGATCCTCACCGCCGTGGACCAGGCGCACAAGGCCGGCGTCCGCCATGGCGACATCAAGACGGAGAACGTGATGGTGACCGGCTGGAACTGGGTGCTGCTCACCGACTTCGCCAGCTTCAAGCCCACTTATCTGCCCGAGGACAACCCCGCCGACTTCAACTACTTCTTCGACACGTCCAGGCGCCGGACGTGCTACATCGCCCCCGAGAGGTTCGTGGACGGCAGCATGTTCACCACAGAGAGCGACCAAAACACGCCGCTGGTGGACCTGACCAGCAACAACCAGCGCAGCCGGGGCGAGCTGCGGCCGGCCATGGACATCTTCTCTGCAG gCTGCGTGATCGCCGAGCTTTTCACCGAGGGCGTCCCGCTCTTCGACCTGTCCCAGCTGCTGGCCTACCGCAAGGGACACTTCCAGGCCGAGCAGGTCCTGCTGAAGATCGAGGACCAGAGCATCCGCGAGCTG GTGGCCCAGATGGTTCAGCACGAGCCGGAGAAGCGTCTTTCTGCCGAGGAGCATCTGAAGCTGCAGAGAGGAAAAGCATTCCCCGACATCTTCTACAGCTTCCTGCAGCCCTACATGGCTCAGCTCGCCAAGGAGACGTTCCAGTCCGCAGACGAGCGCGTCCTGGTGATCCGAAAGGATCTGGACAACATCCTGCTGAACCTGTGGGGAG gctcctcctcttcctgccaGGAGGAGCAGGGCCTCGTGGTGCTCGTCTCCGTCATCACTTCCTGCCTGCAGACACTGCACTCTTGCGACTCCAAGCTGGCGGCGCTGGAGCTTGTCCTGCACCTGGCGCCGCGGCTGGGCGtcgacatcctgctggaccgcATCACGCCGTACCTGCTGCACTTCTGCAATGACCCGGTTCCCCGTGTGCGCGCCCAGGCCGTGCGCACGCTCACCAAGGTGCTGGCGCTGGTGAAGCAGGTTCCAAGGAACGATGTGAACATCTACCCGGAGTACGTGCTGCCCGGCATCGCTCACCTGGCCCAGGACGACGCCACCATCGTCAGGCTGGCCTACGCAG AGAACATCGCTCACCTGGCGGAGAGCGCGCTGCGCTTCCTGGAGCTGGTGCAGGAGAACAACGTGAACACGGAGCAGGATCCGGGCGGAGAGGACGCCGAGGAGAGCAGCCACCCCAACGAGAACTACGACTCAG AGCTGCAGGCGCTGCATGAGATGGTGCAGCAGAAGGTCGTGACGCTGCTCAGCGACTCGGAGAACATCGTGAAGCAGACGCTGATGGAGAACGGCATCACGCGGCTCTGCGTGTTCTTCGGCAGGCAGAAGGCCAACGACGTACTGCTGTCCCACATGATCACCTTCCTGAACGACAAGAACGACTGGCACCTGCGGGGGGCGTTCTTCGACAGCATCGTGG GTGTGGCGGCGTACGTGGGCTGGCAGAGCTCGTCCATCCTGAagccgctgctgcagcagggACTGAGCGACACTGAGGAGTTCGTCATCTTCAAAGCTCTGAACGCGCTGACCTGCATGTGCCAGCTGGGGCTGCTGCAGAAACCGCACATCTACGAGTTCGTCGGTGACATTG CTCCCTTCCTGTGCCACCCCAACCTGTGGATCCGCTACGGCGCCGTGGGCTTCATCACTGTGGTGGCGCAGCACCTCAACGTGGCCGACGTCTACTGCAAGCTGATGCCTCACCTGACCCCGTTTGTCACCCAGCCCATCATCCAG ATCGATAAGGAGCTGGTCCTGCTGAGCGTCCTGAAGGAGCCGGTCAGCCGCTCCATCTTCGACTACGCCCTGCGCTCCAAAGACATCGGCAGCCTGTTCCGACACCTGCTGCTGCGGCAGAAGAAGAGATCCGGCTCCATCCCGGAGTGTCCGAATCCGGATGACCCGGCCATCGCTCAGCTGCTGAAGAAGCTGCTGTCGCAG GGCATGACGGAGGCCGAGGAGGACAAGCTTCTGGCTCTCAAAGACTTCATGCTGAAGTCCAACAAGGCCAAGGCCAACATGGGGGACGCGGGCCACCTGGGGGACGCCGGACAGACGGGGGTCATCGACCTGGGGACGCTGGGCATCACGGGCCGCCAGGTGGACCTGGTCAAACCCAAGACCGAGTCTGACGACAAGAGAG CAGCGAGGAAACACACCAAGCAGGACTCGGCCATGAACGAGGAGTGGAAGAGCATGTTTGGATCTCAGGACCCGCCGGCCACGCAGCCCACCATGGTAACCACG TCCGCCGACGGCTCCGGTAACCAGGTCAGGAAGTCGACTGCGGCTCCGGCGCCGCCCGTGCAGCAGGCGGCAGCCGGCGGCCCCCCCTACCAGCGCCGCATCAACACCTGCAAGacggagctgcagcagctggtgcAGCAGAAGAGGGAGCAGTGCAGCGCTGAGCGCATGGCCAAGCACATGATGGAGAGCGCCGAGTGGGAGAGCCGGCCGCCTCCTCCAG GCTGGCACCCCAAGGGTCTGCTGGTGGCCCACCTGCACGAACACAAAGCAGCCGTTAACAGAATCCGCGTCTCGGACGAACACTCCATCTTCGCCACTGCGTCCAACGACggctcagtcaaagtctggGACAGTCAGAAGATGGAGGGCAAGACCACCACCACCAG GTCCGTGCTGACCTACTCCCGTATCGGGGGTCACGTGAAGACACTGACCTTCTGCCAAGGCTCGCATTATTTAGCCGTGGCGTCCGATAACGGATCCATCCAGCTGCTGGCCGTGGAAGCCAACAAGCCTCCCAAATCTCCCAAAGTTCAGCCGTTCCAGAGCCG GACTCTGGACCTGCAGGAAGATGGCTGTGCTGTGGACGTCCACCACTTCCACTGCGGCGCCCAGTCGGTGCTGGCCTACGCCACGGTGAACGGCGGCCTGGTGGGCTGGGACCTGCGCTCCAACTGCAACGCCTGGACGCTGCGGCACGACCTGCGGCTCGGCCTCATCACCTCCTTCAGCGTGGACGTGCACCAGTGCTGGCTCTGCCTGG GTACCAGCAGCGGCACCATGGCTTGCTGGGATATGCGGTTCCAGCTCCCCATCTCCAACCACTCCCACCCGGCCCGGGCCCGGGTCCGCCGGCTACTCATGCACCCGCTGTACCAGTCGTCGGTGATCGCAG CCGTCCAGGGGAACAACGAGGTGTCCATCTGGGACATGGAGACCGGGGACAGGAAGTTCACGCTGTGGGCCAGCTCTGCCCCGCCGCTCTCTGAGATGCAG CCGTCTCCTCACAGCGTCCACGGAATCTACTGCAGCCCGGCCGATGGGAACCCTCTGCTGCTGACGGCCGGGTCCGACATGAGGATCAG gttcTGGGACCTGGCGTACCCGGAGCGGTCGTACATCGTGGCGGGAGGAGCCCACGACTCGCTGCACTGTCCGTCTGTCCTCTACAGCCGTAAGATCATCGAAGGAACCGAAGTGGTTCAG GAGATCCACAGCAAACAGAAGAGCGGCGCCGCCGAGGACTCGCCTCGCCGCGGCCTGGAGTCACTTCCTGTCGGCCATCATGACATCATCACCGACATCGCCACCTTCCAGACGACGCAGGGCTTTATCGTCACCTCGTCCAGAGAAGGCATAGTCAAAGTGTGGAAGTGA